The sequence CTATGGAGGACAAACTAGCGACAATTTGTGCTATGCACTGCCATTATGCACTCACCGCTTACAACATCATATCCCAATTCTTTTAACTTTTCCTCCAGCTGTGGGTTTTGGGCACCTGGTTGGAACCATATAATCGGTTTATAGGCAATCTGCTTTAGTTCATCCAACAAAAATCCTTGATTTTTCGGACCTATGAATACCAAAAGGATATCGATGGCTTCTGGAATACCCTTTATCGAAGAGTAAAAGTCAAGATCGAAGATCTTAAGGCCTATATATTTCGGGTTTACGGGATAAATCACAAATTCTCTGGATTTTAAATAAGACAGCACTCCGGAGACAGGCTTTCCCGTTTCGACCGTAGCTCCCAACACGGCCACCTTACAGGGGGAACATACGTATTCTTTTATTATCCTTTCCCACTCCATTCGCTCGCCCTCCTTTTTGTAAAATCTTTGAGGACACGCACGGTGTTCCTCGTTTATCTTCAACCTCCTCCCAAACCTTCGATCACTGTCAACCTAAAATCAGTGACAGGCGTATCGACGTAAATCGTAGCTGCCACCTCCGTTTCCTCTCCGGGCAAAAGGGACACCCTTCTTGCCTTAAAGGACCGTTGTACCAATAATTTGTCCTCCTGTCCGTAAATGGTCATGATAAGCCCAGGCCCCTCGATCTCCCTCGATGAGACGTTTTTGATAGTCGTATTTAACTTAAAAACACCTTCTTCCCCGCTGTATTTAAAGGAGGACGCCACCAAAACTAAGGAATCGTTTTTCTCTTCAGAAAATAGAGGAACCGCAAAAACCAAAATTACAGGGACAATCGCCAATAAAAACAACGCAATCGATAGTTGTCTTCGTTTTTGCATAATATATCCCCCTTTTTTCCAGGTCATCTATATAAACTCTGGGGTCAGCTAGGAAAATCCCAGTTTTATTTTAAGCGATAAAGACGATTGGTGGCATTAAGTCCTCGCACCTTGACTTCACGAACTGCGTAGTAGTTGCTATAATGGCTTGTGCGGAGGACTGGCCGAGCGGTCGAAGGCGGGTGACTTGAAATCACTTGTGCCGCAAGGCACCGGGGGTTCAAATCCCTCGTCCTCCGCCATTTTGTAAGCTCGAATTCACCACACGAAGGAGAGACGAAATGAGCGACCTTGCAATAGGAATAGATATAGGCGGGCACTATATAAAGGCTGCACTGGTTGAAGGAGACAAAATACTTCGAAGGTGGGAAGAACCAACCTCCGAGGGAAGAACCCTTAAAGGGGTTATCGAACAACTTCAACGTATCGTCGAAAAACTGGAACCTCCGGGTTACATGCTCTCCGTCGGAATTGGAATTCCCGGTTTTTTGGACCTACAGCGGGAGCACCTCGTTCTTTCTCCCAACTTTCCCAATTGGAAGGGCATTCCCATCAAATCCATGTTTGAAAAGAATTTGCAGAGAAGGATTGCAATAGAGAATGACGCCAATTGCTACGCTCTGGGCGAGCAAATGACCGGGCTTGCCAAG is a genomic window of Acetomicrobium thermoterrenum DSM 13490 containing:
- a CDS encoding CoA-binding protein produces the protein MEWERIIKEYVCSPCKVAVLGATVETGKPVSGVLSYLKSREFVIYPVNPKYIGLKIFDLDFYSSIKGIPEAIDILLVFIGPKNQGFLLDELKQIAYKPIIWFQPGAQNPQLEEKLKELGYDVVSGECIMAVHSTNCR
- a CDS encoding DUF3426 domain-containing protein, translated to MQKRRQLSIALFLLAIVPVILVFAVPLFSEEKNDSLVLVASSFKYSGEEGVFKLNTTIKNVSSREIEGPGLIMTIYGQEDKLLVQRSFKARRVSLLPGEETEVAATIYVDTPVTDFRLTVIEGLGGG